GCTGCCGCCATTACCCGGGTACATCTTGTCCAGATGCTTGATGGATTCGTTGAGGAAGTTCTGTTGGtggaaatcgaaatggaaaaacgGTGTGTTAAGAGATGCTAGGAGTGAGTTTTGAAAGATTGAGAATGTACCTGAATTGCGGTCAGTGCCGCCACGATAGCGGGTGACCCGAACCCGTGTGAGATTAGCGAAAAATGTGTCAGATGTCGTTGTATTGAGGGATCCAAAATGTGTTGTGGTCTGGTATTGCAGAGAGGAGAGCGGTCTTGATTCAAGAGGTCCATTAGTTCTTTCGTAATCTGTGGAAGAGAACAACAACGGCAAATTAGTAACTCGCTTAAAATTTTGACCTTCAATCAATAATACCTGTTTCGTGTTGAGCAAAAGTTCCTTCCTCCGGTACGACTCCTGTGGCTCCGAATACTGACGGGATAGATATTCGGCTACTTGGCGCGCTGGAAATTCAGTTTCGCAGACATAGCCAAAGTCACGCGCGAGATGGATTGCCTCGCCTTCCACGAGTGATGTGAGCAGTGTGACATTGGCAGCCTTGCGTCGTCCTGCCGGCAGGTTGAGGCCAATTTTCTCCAACTTTTCTCTCAGCAGTCGACCGCCGTTTTTACTCTTCGCTCTgtaaatgtgtgtgtgtggaaaaAGAGAattattttcgtgatttttcctGCGCTTGTCTAATTTGAATCGCGAGTGCAAAGGTTGACGAGTGCGGAGTTTTTAATTGATCACATTTTAATGAGTTTGATGAAATCCCTTACCTTCTGAGGACACCACCCAGCAGTGACGCATTAAGACACTCGGGAGGCGCCAGGCGACGCTGCACTTCCGCTACTGTCACTTTGTATTTCGATGTGCTAGAAAGCAAACTCAGTCGCCCAGGAACGGAGCAGAACACGTCTGATGGAGAGCCGATATTGATTTGACTACTATCCTTCTTTATATCCGAGATGGGAAAATCTGTAAATGGAAATGATAATAGTcctcatcatttgtttgtaatAAAATAATTTGTACTCGGTATTGATCAGACAAAAACTAGTAAATCGAATATACATTTTTTGCtttcacttttgacgtaggaccatgTCTAACAGGATTAtatgggggggtaaaatgagaatatgaacactgaacatgtagTAAAAaatgaatgcttataactcgggaattcagggggcctccgtagccacattggttgcgcgttcgcttagtaagcgatcgatcgtgagttcgaaactcagggccctcattgaccatctttgtgttgttacagaataactacgtccacgcaacaatcatcagcgatggagatcgatccacggtcgaaatatgatcgattcatccatacaactgctctgctctgcaagacacatcgggctgctgttctataaataactcaacaatgatcaatcaactgtctccgctgtccggtctaactggataatggaagaacagatagaaaactcttacgcctaaatggctgctactgtgtaaatgtgtaccatatggaatggtatagaagggaatactctaacgccgaaaaatggcaactgtgtaatgtgctaattatagatatgataaatatgtgacatgtacacgattaaaattcggctctgttacaactaaaaaaatgccaataaataaaaggggcaaaaaaaaactcgggaatttcttaataga
The Toxorhynchites rutilus septentrionalis strain SRP chromosome 2, ASM2978413v1, whole genome shotgun sequence genome window above contains:
- the LOC129764735 gene encoding transcription factor AP-2-epsilon isoform X5 — its product is MIMERLTSHGGIGLSSGSPAYTTHTGGHTGRNGPTSGHGGSHGGSHGPGPTMHHQTLQSDFQPPYFPPPFHHTTQSPPQQQNHGLDYLSTDPYGQPLSSLHHAPLHHYNQLAGLRPSQEQLGLHRSHRESELQQHVTQLSHGFPYSDRRSDYSGSIGSGAGATRLGAHEHDPLSLHQALQSAVDDGQNPVIDENAGFMSDLPLLKNFPISDIKKDSSQINIGSPSDVFCSVPGRLSLLSSTSKYKVTVAEVQRRLAPPECLNASLLGGVLRRAKSKNGGRLLREKLEKIGLNLPAGRRKAANVTLLTSLVEGEAIHLARDFGYVCETEFPARQVAEYLSRQYSEPQESYRRKELLLNTKQITKELMDLLNQDRSPLCNTRPQHILDPSIQRHLTHFSLISHGFGSPAIVAALTAIQNFLNESIKHLDKMYPGNGGSMVTSSLDKNKMDSDKK